The following proteins are encoded in a genomic region of Nomascus leucogenys isolate Asia chromosome 17, Asia_NLE_v1, whole genome shotgun sequence:
- the ERCC1 gene encoding DNA excision repair protein ERCC-1 isoform X2, which translates to MSKGRGVTEPRALGVWDLTLWSSRSFVGDCCESGFLLGDENVDANGSLPPGTFPFRLQMDPGKDKEGVPQPSGPPARKKFVIPLDEDEVPPGVAKPLFRSTQSLPTVDTSAQAAPQTYAEYAISQPLGGAGATCPTGSEPLAGETPNQALKPGAKSNSIIVSPRQRGNPVLKFVRNVPWEFGDVIPDYVLGQSTCALFLSLRYHNLHPDYIHGRLQSLGKNFALRVLLVQVDVKDPQQALKELAKMCILADCTLILAWSPEEAGRYLETYKAYEQKPADLLMEKLEQDFASRSLEQLIAASREDLALCPGLGPQKVRALGKNPRSWGKEGAPNKHNLRPQSFKVKKEPKTRHSGFRL; encoded by the exons ATGTCCAAGGGGCGGGGCGTTACAGAGCCTCGGGCGCTGGGTGTTTGGGACCTGACGCTGTGGAGCTCTCGGAGTTTTGTGGGGGACTGCTGTGAGTCGGGGTTCCTGCTGGGGGATGAGAACGTAGATGCCAATGGCTCACTCCCTCCTGGCACCTTCCCTTTCAGGCTCCAGATGGACCCTGGGAAGGACAAAGAGGGGGTGCCCCAGCCCTCAGGGCCGCCAGCAAGGAAGAAATTTGTGATACCCCTCGACGAGGATGAGGTCCCTCCTGGAGTG GCCAAGCCCTTATTCAGATCCACACAGAGCCTTCCCACTGTGGACACCTCGGCCCAGGCAGCCCCTCAGACCTATGCTGAATATGCCATCTCACAGcctctgggaggggctggggccacGTGCCCCACAGGGTCAGAGCCCCTGGCAGGAGAGACCCCTAACCAGGCCCTGAAACCCGGGGCAAAATCCAACAGCATCATTGTGAGCCCTCGGCAG AGGGGCAATCCCGTACTGAAGTTCGTGCGCAACGTGCCCTGGGAATTTGGCGACGTAATCCCCGACTATGTACTGGGCCAGAGCACCTGTGCCCTGTTCCTCAG CCTCCGCTACCACAACCTGCACCCAGACTATATCCATGGGCGGCTGCAGAGCCTGGGGAAGAACTTCGCCTTGCGGGTCCTGCTCGTCCAGGTGGATGTG AAAGATCCCCAGCAGGCCCTCAAGGAGCTGGCTAAGATGTGTATCCTGGCCGACTGCACACTGATCCTTGCCTGGAG CCCCGAGGAAGCTGGGCGGTACCTGGAGACCTACAAGGCCTATGAGCAGAAACCAGCGGACCTCCTGATGGAGAAGCTAGAGCAGGACTTCGCCTCCCGG TCTCTGGAACAGCTCATCGCTGCATCGAGAGAAGATCTGGCCTTATGCCCAGGCCTGGGCCCTCAGAAGGTAAGAGCTCTGGGAAAGAACCCAAGgagttgggggaaggagggagcccCAAATAAACACAACCTGAGACCCCAAAGTTTTAAGgtgaaaaaagaaccaaagaccagacacagtggcttccgcctgtaa
- the ERCC1 gene encoding DNA excision repair protein ERCC-1 isoform X3 yields the protein MSKGRGVTEPRALGVWDLTLWSSRSFVGDCCESGFLLGDENVDANGSLPPGTFPFRLQMDPGKDKEGVPQPSGPPARKKFVIPLDEDEVPPGVAKPLFRSTQSLPTVDTSAQAAPQTYAEYAISQPLGGAGATCPTGSEPLAGETPNQALKPGAKSNSIIVSPRQRGNPVLKFVRNVPWEFGDVIPDYVLGQSTCALFLSLRYHNLHPDYIHGRLQSLGKNFALRVLLVQVDVKDPQQALKELAKMCILADCTLILAWSPEEAGRYLETYKAYEQKPADLLMEKLEQDFASRVTECLTTVKSVNKTDSQTLLTTFGSLEQLIAASREDLALCPGLGPQKARRLFDVLHEPFLKVP from the exons ATGTCCAAGGGGCGGGGCGTTACAGAGCCTCGGGCGCTGGGTGTTTGGGACCTGACGCTGTGGAGCTCTCGGAGTTTTGTGGGGGACTGCTGTGAGTCGGGGTTCCTGCTGGGGGATGAGAACGTAGATGCCAATGGCTCACTCCCTCCTGGCACCTTCCCTTTCAGGCTCCAGATGGACCCTGGGAAGGACAAAGAGGGGGTGCCCCAGCCCTCAGGGCCGCCAGCAAGGAAGAAATTTGTGATACCCCTCGACGAGGATGAGGTCCCTCCTGGAGTG GCCAAGCCCTTATTCAGATCCACACAGAGCCTTCCCACTGTGGACACCTCGGCCCAGGCAGCCCCTCAGACCTATGCTGAATATGCCATCTCACAGcctctgggaggggctggggccacGTGCCCCACAGGGTCAGAGCCCCTGGCAGGAGAGACCCCTAACCAGGCCCTGAAACCCGGGGCAAAATCCAACAGCATCATTGTGAGCCCTCGGCAG AGGGGCAATCCCGTACTGAAGTTCGTGCGCAACGTGCCCTGGGAATTTGGCGACGTAATCCCCGACTATGTACTGGGCCAGAGCACCTGTGCCCTGTTCCTCAG CCTCCGCTACCACAACCTGCACCCAGACTATATCCATGGGCGGCTGCAGAGCCTGGGGAAGAACTTCGCCTTGCGGGTCCTGCTCGTCCAGGTGGATGTG AAAGATCCCCAGCAGGCCCTCAAGGAGCTGGCTAAGATGTGTATCCTGGCCGACTGCACACTGATCCTTGCCTGGAG CCCCGAGGAAGCTGGGCGGTACCTGGAGACCTACAAGGCCTATGAGCAGAAACCAGCGGACCTCCTGATGGAGAAGCTAGAGCAGGACTTCGCCTCCCGG GTGACTGAATGTCTGACCACCGTGAAGTCAGTCAACAAAACGGACAGTCAGACCCTCCTGACCACATTTGGA TCTCTGGAACAGCTCATCGCTGCATCGAGAGAAGATCTGGCCTTATGCCCAGGCCTGGGCCCTCAGAAG
- the ERCC1 gene encoding DNA excision repair protein ERCC-1 isoform X6 produces MDPGKDKEGVPQPSGPPARKKFVIPLDEDEVPPGVRGNPVLKFVRNVPWEFGDVIPDYVLGQSTCALFLSLRYHNLHPDYIHGRLQSLGKNFALRVLLVQVDVKDPQQALKELAKMCILADCTLILAWSPEEAGRYLETYKAYEQKPADLLMEKLEQDFASRVTECLTTVKSVNKTDSQTLLTTFGSLEQLIAASREDLALCPGLGPQKARRLFDVLHEPFLKVP; encoded by the exons ATGGACCCTGGGAAGGACAAAGAGGGGGTGCCCCAGCCCTCAGGGCCGCCAGCAAGGAAGAAATTTGTGATACCCCTCGACGAGGATGAGGTCCCTCCTGGAGTG AGGGGCAATCCCGTACTGAAGTTCGTGCGCAACGTGCCCTGGGAATTTGGCGACGTAATCCCCGACTATGTACTGGGCCAGAGCACCTGTGCCCTGTTCCTCAG CCTCCGCTACCACAACCTGCACCCAGACTATATCCATGGGCGGCTGCAGAGCCTGGGGAAGAACTTCGCCTTGCGGGTCCTGCTCGTCCAGGTGGATGTG AAAGATCCCCAGCAGGCCCTCAAGGAGCTGGCTAAGATGTGTATCCTGGCCGACTGCACACTGATCCTTGCCTGGAG CCCCGAGGAAGCTGGGCGGTACCTGGAGACCTACAAGGCCTATGAGCAGAAACCAGCGGACCTCCTGATGGAGAAGCTAGAGCAGGACTTCGCCTCCCGG GTGACTGAATGTCTGACCACCGTGAAGTCAGTCAACAAAACGGACAGTCAGACCCTCCTGACCACATTTGGA TCTCTGGAACAGCTCATCGCTGCATCGAGAGAAGATCTGGCCTTATGCCCAGGCCTGGGCCCTCAGAAG
- the ERCC1 gene encoding DNA excision repair protein ERCC-1 isoform X5 codes for MDPGKDKEGVPQPSGPPARKKFVIPLDEDEVPPGVAKPLFRSTQSLPTVDTSAQAAPQTYAEYAISQPLGGAGATCPTGSEPLAGETPNQALKPGAKSNSIIVSPRQRGNPVLKFVRNVPWEFGDVIPDYVLGQSTCALFLSLRYHNLHPDYIHGRLQSLGKNFALRVLLVQVDVKDPQQALKELAKMCILADCTLILAWSPEEAGRYLETYKAYEQKPADLLMEKLEQDFASRVTECLTTVKSVNKTDSQTLLTTFGSLEQLIAASREDLALCPGLGPQKARRLFDVLHEPFLKVP; via the exons ATGGACCCTGGGAAGGACAAAGAGGGGGTGCCCCAGCCCTCAGGGCCGCCAGCAAGGAAGAAATTTGTGATACCCCTCGACGAGGATGAGGTCCCTCCTGGAGTG GCCAAGCCCTTATTCAGATCCACACAGAGCCTTCCCACTGTGGACACCTCGGCCCAGGCAGCCCCTCAGACCTATGCTGAATATGCCATCTCACAGcctctgggaggggctggggccacGTGCCCCACAGGGTCAGAGCCCCTGGCAGGAGAGACCCCTAACCAGGCCCTGAAACCCGGGGCAAAATCCAACAGCATCATTGTGAGCCCTCGGCAG AGGGGCAATCCCGTACTGAAGTTCGTGCGCAACGTGCCCTGGGAATTTGGCGACGTAATCCCCGACTATGTACTGGGCCAGAGCACCTGTGCCCTGTTCCTCAG CCTCCGCTACCACAACCTGCACCCAGACTATATCCATGGGCGGCTGCAGAGCCTGGGGAAGAACTTCGCCTTGCGGGTCCTGCTCGTCCAGGTGGATGTG AAAGATCCCCAGCAGGCCCTCAAGGAGCTGGCTAAGATGTGTATCCTGGCCGACTGCACACTGATCCTTGCCTGGAG CCCCGAGGAAGCTGGGCGGTACCTGGAGACCTACAAGGCCTATGAGCAGAAACCAGCGGACCTCCTGATGGAGAAGCTAGAGCAGGACTTCGCCTCCCGG GTGACTGAATGTCTGACCACCGTGAAGTCAGTCAACAAAACGGACAGTCAGACCCTCCTGACCACATTTGGA TCTCTGGAACAGCTCATCGCTGCATCGAGAGAAGATCTGGCCTTATGCCCAGGCCTGGGCCCTCAGAAG
- the ERCC1 gene encoding DNA excision repair protein ERCC-1 isoform X1 — translation MSKGRGVTEPRALGVWDLTLWSSRSFVGDCCESGFLLGDENVDANGSLPPGTFPFRLQMDPGKDKEGVPQPSGPPARKKFVIPLDEDEVPPGVAKPLFRSTQSLPTVDTSAQAAPQTYAEYAISQPLGGAGATCPTGSEPLAGETPNQALKPGAKSNSIIVSPRQRGNPVLKFVRNVPWEFGDVIPDYVLGQSTCALFLSLRYHNLHPDYIHGRLQSLGKNFALRVLLVQVDVKDPQQALKELAKMCILADCTLILAWSPEEAGRYLETYKAYEQKPADLLMEKLEQDFASRVTECLTTVKSVNKTDSQTLLTTFGSLEQLIAASREDLALCPGLGPQKVRALGKNPRSWGKEGAPNKHNLRPQSFKVKKEPKTRHSGFRL, via the exons ATGTCCAAGGGGCGGGGCGTTACAGAGCCTCGGGCGCTGGGTGTTTGGGACCTGACGCTGTGGAGCTCTCGGAGTTTTGTGGGGGACTGCTGTGAGTCGGGGTTCCTGCTGGGGGATGAGAACGTAGATGCCAATGGCTCACTCCCTCCTGGCACCTTCCCTTTCAGGCTCCAGATGGACCCTGGGAAGGACAAAGAGGGGGTGCCCCAGCCCTCAGGGCCGCCAGCAAGGAAGAAATTTGTGATACCCCTCGACGAGGATGAGGTCCCTCCTGGAGTG GCCAAGCCCTTATTCAGATCCACACAGAGCCTTCCCACTGTGGACACCTCGGCCCAGGCAGCCCCTCAGACCTATGCTGAATATGCCATCTCACAGcctctgggaggggctggggccacGTGCCCCACAGGGTCAGAGCCCCTGGCAGGAGAGACCCCTAACCAGGCCCTGAAACCCGGGGCAAAATCCAACAGCATCATTGTGAGCCCTCGGCAG AGGGGCAATCCCGTACTGAAGTTCGTGCGCAACGTGCCCTGGGAATTTGGCGACGTAATCCCCGACTATGTACTGGGCCAGAGCACCTGTGCCCTGTTCCTCAG CCTCCGCTACCACAACCTGCACCCAGACTATATCCATGGGCGGCTGCAGAGCCTGGGGAAGAACTTCGCCTTGCGGGTCCTGCTCGTCCAGGTGGATGTG AAAGATCCCCAGCAGGCCCTCAAGGAGCTGGCTAAGATGTGTATCCTGGCCGACTGCACACTGATCCTTGCCTGGAG CCCCGAGGAAGCTGGGCGGTACCTGGAGACCTACAAGGCCTATGAGCAGAAACCAGCGGACCTCCTGATGGAGAAGCTAGAGCAGGACTTCGCCTCCCGG GTGACTGAATGTCTGACCACCGTGAAGTCAGTCAACAAAACGGACAGTCAGACCCTCCTGACCACATTTGGA TCTCTGGAACAGCTCATCGCTGCATCGAGAGAAGATCTGGCCTTATGCCCAGGCCTGGGCCCTCAGAAGGTAAGAGCTCTGGGAAAGAACCCAAGgagttgggggaaggagggagcccCAAATAAACACAACCTGAGACCCCAAAGTTTTAAGgtgaaaaaagaaccaaagaccagacacagtggcttccgcctgtaa
- the ERCC1 gene encoding DNA excision repair protein ERCC-1 isoform X4 — MDPGKDKEGVPQPSGPPARKKFVIPLDEDEVPPGVAKPLFRSTQSLPTVDTSAQAAPQTYAEYAISQPLGGAGATCPTGSEPLAGETPNQALKPGAKSNSIIVSPRQRGNPVLKFVRNVPWEFGDVIPDYVLGQSTCALFLSLRYHNLHPDYIHGRLQSLGKNFALRVLLVQVDVKDPQQALKELAKMCILADCTLILAWSPEEAGRYLETYKAYEQKPADLLMEKLEQDFASRVTECLTTVKSVNKTDSQTLLTTFGSLEQLIAASREDLALCPGLGPQKVRALGKNPRSWGKEGAPNKHNLRPQSFKVKKEPKTRHSGFRL; from the exons ATGGACCCTGGGAAGGACAAAGAGGGGGTGCCCCAGCCCTCAGGGCCGCCAGCAAGGAAGAAATTTGTGATACCCCTCGACGAGGATGAGGTCCCTCCTGGAGTG GCCAAGCCCTTATTCAGATCCACACAGAGCCTTCCCACTGTGGACACCTCGGCCCAGGCAGCCCCTCAGACCTATGCTGAATATGCCATCTCACAGcctctgggaggggctggggccacGTGCCCCACAGGGTCAGAGCCCCTGGCAGGAGAGACCCCTAACCAGGCCCTGAAACCCGGGGCAAAATCCAACAGCATCATTGTGAGCCCTCGGCAG AGGGGCAATCCCGTACTGAAGTTCGTGCGCAACGTGCCCTGGGAATTTGGCGACGTAATCCCCGACTATGTACTGGGCCAGAGCACCTGTGCCCTGTTCCTCAG CCTCCGCTACCACAACCTGCACCCAGACTATATCCATGGGCGGCTGCAGAGCCTGGGGAAGAACTTCGCCTTGCGGGTCCTGCTCGTCCAGGTGGATGTG AAAGATCCCCAGCAGGCCCTCAAGGAGCTGGCTAAGATGTGTATCCTGGCCGACTGCACACTGATCCTTGCCTGGAG CCCCGAGGAAGCTGGGCGGTACCTGGAGACCTACAAGGCCTATGAGCAGAAACCAGCGGACCTCCTGATGGAGAAGCTAGAGCAGGACTTCGCCTCCCGG GTGACTGAATGTCTGACCACCGTGAAGTCAGTCAACAAAACGGACAGTCAGACCCTCCTGACCACATTTGGA TCTCTGGAACAGCTCATCGCTGCATCGAGAGAAGATCTGGCCTTATGCCCAGGCCTGGGCCCTCAGAAGGTAAGAGCTCTGGGAAAGAACCCAAGgagttgggggaaggagggagcccCAAATAAACACAACCTGAGACCCCAAAGTTTTAAGgtgaaaaaagaaccaaagaccagacacagtggcttccgcctgtaa